A single window of Methylobacterium nodulans ORS 2060 DNA harbors:
- the fdh3B gene encoding formate dehydrogenase FDH3 subunit beta yields MARMKFLCDADRCIECNACVTACKNEHEVPWGINRRRVITLNDGKPGERSVSMACMHCTDAPCAAVCPVNCFYTTADAVVLHSKDLCIGCGYCFYACPFGAPQYPRVGNFGSRGKMDKCTYCSGGPEPDLSTIEYEKYGSNRLAEGKLPLCAEMCSTKALLAGDGEMIAQIYKERVIKRGYGSGAWGWKTAYRETVAI; encoded by the coding sequence ATGGCTCGAATGAAGTTCCTCTGCGACGCCGACCGCTGCATCGAGTGCAACGCCTGCGTGACCGCCTGCAAGAACGAGCACGAGGTGCCCTGGGGCATCAACCGGCGCCGGGTGATCACGCTCAACGACGGCAAGCCGGGCGAGCGCTCGGTGTCGATGGCCTGCATGCACTGCACGGACGCGCCCTGCGCGGCCGTCTGCCCGGTCAACTGCTTCTACACCACGGCGGACGCCGTGGTGCTGCACTCCAAGGACCTCTGCATCGGCTGCGGCTACTGCTTCTACGCCTGCCCGTTCGGCGCGCCGCAATATCCGCGCGTCGGGAACTTCGGCTCGCGCGGCAAGATGGACAAGTGCACCTATTGCTCGGGCGGCCCGGAGCCGGACCTCTCGACCATCGAGTACGAGAAGTACGGCTCGAACCGCTTGGCCGAGGGCAAGCTGCCGCTCTGCGCCGAGATGTGCTCGACCAAGGCCCTGCTCGCCGGCGACGGCGAGATGATCGCCCAGATCTACAAGGAGCGGGTGATCAAGCGGGGCTACGGCTCGGGCGCCTGGGGCTGGAAGACGGCCTACCGCGAGACCGTCGCGATCTGA
- a CDS encoding formate dehydrogenase subunit gamma produces the protein MRRGLTQFGILAVAALLWAVVGLCGPSRAVNAPDGTPNPTASSVNEDLLFKQAPKIGGRITIPDAKAANLIQPQGREWRMFHESWMPWIGGIAILGMVAALGLFYFTRGRIRLEHSEESGRKLLRFNSFERFTHWMTATCFILLALSGLNYIFGKRLLMPLIGPDAFAALSQWAKYAHVFLAWPFMLGVLFMLVVWLRDNIPNRIDIAWLKQGGGFLGDAHPSAGRFNAGQKLVFWMVIGFGFAMGATGLMMLFPFAATDINGMQITQVVHSLIGVVFIAGILAHIYIGTLGMEGAYDAMGSGEVDIAWAKVHHDLWVKEQLAKTASGPQLARGQVPAE, from the coding sequence ATGCGGCGAGGGCTCACGCAATTCGGGATCCTGGCAGTGGCCGCCCTGCTCTGGGCGGTGGTCGGCCTGTGCGGCCCGTCCCGCGCGGTGAACGCGCCGGACGGCACCCCGAACCCCACCGCCTCCTCGGTGAACGAGGACCTGCTGTTCAAGCAGGCGCCGAAGATCGGCGGGCGCATCACCATTCCCGACGCCAAGGCGGCGAACCTGATCCAGCCGCAGGGCCGGGAGTGGCGCATGTTCCACGAATCCTGGATGCCCTGGATCGGCGGCATCGCCATTCTCGGCATGGTCGCGGCGCTCGGGCTGTTCTACTTCACGCGCGGGCGCATCCGCCTCGAGCACAGCGAGGAATCGGGGCGCAAGCTGCTGCGCTTCAACAGCTTCGAGCGCTTCACGCACTGGATGACGGCGACCTGCTTCATCCTGCTCGCGCTCTCGGGGCTGAACTACATCTTCGGCAAGCGCCTCCTGATGCCGCTGATCGGTCCGGATGCCTTCGCGGCGCTCTCGCAATGGGCGAAATACGCGCACGTCTTCCTGGCATGGCCCTTCATGCTCGGCGTCCTGTTCATGCTCGTGGTCTGGCTGCGCGACAACATCCCCAACCGCATCGACATCGCGTGGCTCAAGCAGGGCGGCGGCTTCCTCGGCGACGCCCATCCGAGCGCAGGGCGCTTCAACGCTGGCCAGAAGCTGGTGTTCTGGATGGTGATCGGCTTCGGCTTCGCCATGGGCGCCACCGGCCTGATGATGCTGTTCCCCTTCGCGGCCACCGACATCAACGGCATGCAGATCACCCAGGTGGTGCACTCGCTGATCGGCGTCGTGTTCATCGCCGGGATCCTGGCGCACATCTACATCGGCACGCTCGGCATGGAGGGCGCCTACGACGCGATGGGCAGCGGGGAGGTCGACATCGCCTGGGCCAAGGTCCATCACGATCTCTGGGTCAAGGAGCAATTGGCAAAGACTGCGAGCGGGCCGCAGCTCGCCCGCGGTCAGGTCCCGGCGGAATGA
- a CDS encoding pyridoxamine 5'-phosphate oxidase family protein, producing the protein MPADARLTQAEAAFIATRDSLYPASVSEDGWPYIQHRGGPPGFVRVLDPDTLAWAEFAGNRQYISLDNVTADDRVALFFMDYPARRRLKLLGHLAIRDVAERPDLAEAVALGPYRARIERVAELIVAGFDWNCSQHITLRFTAAEIEAAMERRRRETALG; encoded by the coding sequence ATTCCGGCCGATGCCCGCCTCACGCAGGCCGAGGCGGCCTTCATCGCCACGCGGGACAGCCTCTATCCTGCCAGCGTCTCCGAGGATGGCTGGCCGTACATCCAGCATCGCGGCGGACCGCCCGGATTCGTGCGGGTGCTCGACCCGGATACCCTCGCCTGGGCGGAATTCGCGGGCAACCGGCAATACATCTCGCTCGACAACGTCACGGCCGACGATCGGGTTGCCCTGTTCTTCATGGATTATCCGGCGCGGCGGCGCCTGAAGCTTCTCGGCCATCTGGCGATCCGGGATGTCGCGGAGCGGCCGGATCTCGCCGAGGCGGTGGCGCTCGGCCCCTATCGGGCGCGGATCGAGCGCGTGGCGGAGCTGATTGTGGCCGGTTTCGACTGGAACTGCTCGCAGCACATCACGCTGCGCTTCACCGCCGCCGAGATCGAGGCGGCGATGGAGCGCCGGCGCCGCGAGACTGCGCTGGGCTGA